The following proteins come from a genomic window of Synechococcus sp. BIOS-E4-1:
- a CDS encoding NAD(P)H dehydrogenase subunit NdhS: MASAAPILPGATVTVVDQRSIYNGYTGFVQRISGDRAAVLFEGGNWDKLVTLRLKDLSAD, encoded by the coding sequence ATGGCTTCCGCCGCTCCGATCCTGCCCGGTGCCACGGTGACGGTGGTGGATCAGCGCTCCATCTACAACGGCTACACCGGTTTCGTGCAGCGCATCAGCGGCGATCGGGCCGCCGTGTTGTTTGAAGGTGGCAACTGGGACAAGCTCGTCACCCTGCGGCTTAAAGATCTCAGCGCCGACTGA
- the glmS gene encoding glutamine--fructose-6-phosphate transaminase (isomerizing), with product MCGIVAVIGSREAAPLLLEGLRQLEYRGYDSAGIATIEESVNEATAKLHCLRAKGKLVNLSARVEQEGAPGFCGIGHTRWATHGKPEVHNAHPHCDGAGDVAVVQNGIIENHRALREELTSAGVSFRSDTDTEVIPHLLSAQLRQQCAAGQPADGNTLLRAVQAVLPKLQGAYALAVLWAAAPGALVVARKAAPLLIGLGEGEFMCASDTPALAGFTRTVLPMEDGEVALLSPLGIELYNDVGERQQRSPSLLSGQEHVADKRQFRHFMLKEIHEQPETARLWVERHLPLNLQAANPVALPFDDAFYADIERIQILACGTSRHAALVGAHLLEQFAGVPASVHYASEFRYAPPPLAANTLTIGVTQSGETADTLAALAMDADRRRDQNDPVYAPRQLGVTNRVESSLARQVPYILDIGAGIEVGVAATKTFLGQLLAFYALALAFAARRGARSEAEIAALVNELRGLPQQLDALIEQHDQRSEAMAHRFAETQDVIFLGRGINYPIALEGALKLKEISYIHAEGYPAGEMKHGPIALLDTHVPVISIAVPGAVFEKVLSNAQEAKARDAQLIGVAPICADTELFDELLPVPEVSEWISPLLTVVPMQLLSYHIAAHRGLDVDQPRNLAKSVTVE from the coding sequence ATGTGCGGAATCGTTGCGGTGATTGGCTCCAGAGAGGCAGCGCCGCTCCTGCTTGAAGGGCTGCGGCAACTGGAATATCGCGGTTACGACTCCGCCGGCATCGCCACCATCGAAGAGTCGGTGAACGAGGCGACTGCCAAGCTGCACTGCCTTCGCGCCAAGGGCAAGCTGGTCAATCTCAGCGCAAGGGTCGAGCAGGAGGGAGCACCCGGTTTTTGTGGCATCGGCCATACCCGCTGGGCGACGCATGGCAAGCCCGAGGTGCATAACGCCCATCCCCACTGCGATGGTGCTGGTGATGTGGCCGTGGTGCAGAACGGCATCATCGAAAACCATCGGGCTCTGCGTGAAGAGCTGACCAGTGCCGGTGTCAGCTTCCGCTCAGACACCGACACCGAGGTGATTCCGCATCTGCTCTCCGCGCAACTGCGGCAACAGTGTGCGGCTGGCCAGCCTGCTGATGGAAACACTCTGTTGCGGGCCGTGCAGGCCGTGTTGCCAAAGCTTCAAGGAGCCTATGCCCTGGCAGTGTTGTGGGCAGCGGCACCAGGGGCTCTTGTGGTGGCTCGCAAGGCGGCACCCCTGCTGATCGGTTTAGGCGAAGGCGAATTCATGTGTGCAAGTGACACGCCTGCACTGGCAGGTTTCACCCGCACCGTGCTGCCCATGGAGGACGGAGAGGTGGCGTTGCTCAGTCCGCTTGGCATCGAGCTCTACAACGATGTCGGTGAGCGTCAGCAGCGCAGTCCGTCGTTGCTCAGCGGCCAGGAGCATGTGGCCGATAAGCGTCAGTTCCGCCACTTCATGCTGAAGGAGATCCATGAGCAGCCGGAGACAGCACGTCTGTGGGTGGAGAGGCACCTGCCGTTGAATTTGCAGGCTGCCAATCCGGTGGCCTTGCCCTTCGACGATGCGTTCTACGCCGATATCGAGCGCATCCAGATCCTGGCCTGTGGGACGAGCCGACATGCGGCGCTTGTCGGAGCCCATCTGCTGGAGCAGTTTGCGGGGGTGCCAGCCAGTGTTCATTACGCCAGTGAGTTCCGCTACGCCCCCCCACCGCTGGCTGCCAACACGCTCACAATTGGCGTTACCCAATCCGGTGAAACGGCGGATACTCTTGCGGCCCTGGCCATGGATGCCGACCGGCGACGGGACCAGAACGATCCCGTCTATGCCCCGCGTCAACTGGGCGTGACCAATCGGGTGGAGAGCTCTCTGGCTCGTCAGGTGCCCTACATCCTTGACATTGGTGCTGGCATCGAAGTGGGGGTTGCAGCCACCAAGACCTTCCTGGGTCAGCTTCTAGCGTTTTATGCGCTGGCTTTGGCCTTTGCGGCACGGCGCGGCGCCCGCAGCGAAGCCGAGATTGCTGCATTGGTGAACGAGCTGCGTGGTCTTCCCCAGCAGCTCGATGCCTTGATCGAGCAGCACGACCAGCGTTCGGAGGCGATGGCCCACCGCTTCGCGGAAACCCAGGATGTGATCTTCCTCGGGCGTGGCATCAATTACCCGATCGCACTGGAAGGGGCTCTCAAGCTCAAGGAAATCAGTTACATCCATGCGGAGGGCTATCCCGCAGGGGAGATGAAACACGGCCCGATCGCCTTGCTCGACACCCATGTGCCGGTGATCTCCATTGCCGTGCCAGGGGCGGTGTTCGAAAAAGTGCTCAGCAATGCCCAGGAGGCCAAAGCCCGCGATGCCCAGTTGATCGGTGTTGCCCCCATCTGCGCAGACACGGAACTATTTGATGAACTGCTGCCGGTGCCTGAGGTGAGCGAATGGATCAGCCCTTTGCTCACGGTGGTGCCGATGCAACTGCTCAGCTATCACATTGCGGCCCATCGAGGCCTGGATGTCGATCAGCCACGCAATCTGGCCAAGAGCGTCACTGTCGAGTGA
- a CDS encoding site-specific integrase encodes MTITPSRPSTGIRVPSKQRPAFLSPQVIASDRATFVAAAMDAREAWLEGVELYNDYQLVEGFLEECSATGSAETKKTYMRHRNRFRSFMRSRLELGEREQPGEHFLSPGDTPAIDAFAQSLRNLVNTTDPETGKPLMAKSTYNCIVASLSSFYKWCGDPARRAMTGIYSSPMPTKLQMKKDQRKAKSLNIEQLVRVFDGARTSKTSPTKHRDEVVLRLLLGFGCRATEMVNIRWDDIHLDGEVPRLHIRKGKGSKERWVALDDIVLERLSQLRELQPSSEWLLPKMRDPSKHITRQGLWKLTHRSGKESGIHVYPHLMRHSHATISYRETKDPKLVQATLGHSDVSTTLGLYVDENDGDSSTRHISHLL; translated from the coding sequence ATGACCATCACACCGTCCCGTCCGTCGACTGGGATCAGGGTCCCCAGCAAGCAGCGACCGGCGTTCCTTTCGCCCCAGGTCATCGCCAGTGACCGAGCCACGTTCGTCGCGGCTGCGATGGATGCACGGGAAGCCTGGCTTGAAGGCGTCGAGCTTTACAACGACTATCAGCTGGTCGAAGGCTTTCTTGAAGAGTGTTCGGCCACCGGCAGCGCCGAAACAAAGAAGACCTACATGCGGCATCGGAACCGCTTTCGGTCCTTCATGCGTTCTCGCCTGGAACTGGGCGAACGCGAACAGCCTGGTGAACACTTCCTGTCTCCCGGCGACACACCTGCCATCGATGCCTTCGCGCAGTCGCTTCGCAACTTGGTGAACACGACTGACCCTGAGACGGGCAAGCCGCTGATGGCCAAGTCGACTTATAACTGCATCGTTGCATCACTGAGCAGTTTCTACAAATGGTGCGGGGACCCCGCCCGCAGGGCCATGACTGGCATCTATTCGTCGCCGATGCCAACGAAGCTGCAGATGAAGAAGGACCAGCGGAAGGCCAAGTCGCTGAACATCGAACAGTTGGTTCGAGTCTTCGATGGTGCCCGCACATCCAAGACCAGCCCCACCAAGCATCGGGACGAAGTTGTTCTGCGGCTGCTGTTGGGTTTCGGCTGTCGTGCAACCGAGATGGTGAACATCCGCTGGGATGACATCCATTTAGACGGTGAAGTGCCACGGCTGCACATCCGCAAGGGCAAGGGCTCGAAGGAAAGATGGGTGGCGCTGGACGACATCGTTCTGGAACGTCTGTCCCAGCTGCGGGAACTTCAGCCGTCTTCGGAATGGCTGCTGCCGAAAATGCGGGACCCGTCGAAACACATCACCCGCCAAGGGCTTTGGAAGCTCACGCACCGGTCTGGCAAGGAATCAGGGATTCACGTTTACCCGCACCTGATGCGTCACAGCCACGCGACCATCAGCTATCGCGAGACGAAGGACCCGAAGCTAGTTCAGGCCACGCTGGGCCACAGCGACGTTTCCACCACCTTGGGTTTGTACGTCGACGAAAACGATGGTGACAGCAGCACCCGGCACATCAGCCATCTGCTGTGA
- the tkt gene encoding transketolase codes for MVAAPASLDTLCINSIRMLAVDAVNKSKSGHPGLPMGAAPMGYTLWDKFLHHNPKNPKWFNRDRFVLSAGHGCMLLYALLHLTGYDSVSIDDIKQFRQWGSRTPGHPETFETPGIEVTTGPLGAGISNAVGLAIAESHLAAKFNKPDAAVVDHYTYVIMGDGCNQEGVSSEACSLAGHLKLGKLIALYDDNHITIDGRTNVSFTEDVLKRYEAYGWHVQHVPDGNTDVDAIAKAIEAAKAVTDKPSIIKITTTIGFGSPNKSDTAGVHGAPLGDEETELTRKQLGWNYGPFEVPQDAYDQFRQAIDRGASLEAEWNQTLATYRSKYPAEAAEFERMLRGELPQGWDKDLPTYTPDDKGLATRKHSQICLGALGPNLPELIGGSADLTHSNYTDIKGETGSYQPETPEKRYLHFGVREHAMAAVLNGIAYHNSGLIPYGGTFLVFADYMRGSMRLSALSELGVIYVLTHDSIGVGEDGPTHQPVETIPSLRAMPGLLVFRPGDGNETSGAYKLAIENRHRPSALCLSRQGMANQANSSIEKVALGGYILEDCDGTPDLILIGTGTELDLCVQAAKQLSANGKKVRVVSMPCVELFDEQSDAYKEEVLPSSVRKRIVVEAAESFGWHRFIGLDGDSVTMNRFGASAPGGTCMEKFGFTVDNVVAKSKALLM; via the coding sequence ATGGTTGCCGCGCCCGCTTCTCTCGACACCCTCTGCATCAACAGCATTCGCATGCTGGCCGTTGATGCTGTCAACAAGTCCAAAAGCGGCCACCCCGGCCTGCCCATGGGGGCCGCCCCGATGGGCTACACGCTGTGGGACAAGTTCCTGCACCACAATCCCAAGAACCCCAAGTGGTTCAACAGAGATCGCTTTGTTCTGTCGGCCGGTCACGGCTGCATGCTGCTGTACGCACTGCTACATCTCACCGGCTACGACTCCGTCTCGATTGACGACATCAAACAATTTCGGCAATGGGGATCCAGGACCCCTGGCCACCCTGAAACCTTTGAAACCCCTGGCATTGAAGTGACCACAGGTCCCCTGGGTGCCGGTATTTCCAATGCTGTGGGTCTGGCCATCGCCGAGTCTCACCTTGCCGCGAAGTTCAACAAGCCCGATGCCGCTGTTGTTGATCACTACACCTACGTGATCATGGGTGATGGCTGCAATCAGGAGGGTGTGTCCTCTGAGGCCTGTTCCCTGGCCGGACACCTGAAGCTGGGCAAGCTGATCGCCCTCTACGACGACAACCACATCACGATCGACGGACGCACCAACGTGTCCTTCACCGAGGACGTGCTCAAGCGCTACGAGGCCTATGGCTGGCACGTACAGCATGTGCCTGACGGCAACACCGATGTCGATGCCATTGCCAAGGCCATCGAAGCTGCCAAAGCTGTCACCGACAAGCCCTCGATCATCAAGATCACAACCACCATCGGGTTCGGCTCACCGAACAAGAGCGACACCGCCGGTGTGCACGGCGCCCCCCTCGGCGACGAGGAAACTGAACTGACCCGTAAGCAGCTGGGCTGGAACTACGGTCCTTTTGAAGTGCCCCAGGACGCTTACGACCAGTTCCGTCAGGCCATCGATCGCGGTGCAAGCCTTGAGGCCGAATGGAATCAAACTCTTGCGACGTATCGCTCCAAGTACCCCGCGGAAGCAGCAGAGTTTGAGCGCATGCTGCGCGGTGAACTCCCCCAAGGCTGGGACAAGGATCTGCCCACCTACACACCAGACGACAAAGGGCTCGCCACCCGCAAACATTCCCAGATCTGTTTGGGTGCTCTTGGCCCCAATCTGCCTGAGCTGATTGGTGGTTCTGCTGACCTCACCCACTCCAATTACACCGACATCAAGGGCGAAACAGGTTCCTACCAACCGGAAACACCAGAAAAGCGCTATCTGCACTTTGGAGTGCGCGAACACGCCATGGCAGCCGTTTTGAACGGCATCGCTTATCACAACAGCGGGCTGATCCCATACGGCGGTACCTTCCTGGTCTTCGCCGACTACATGCGTGGCTCGATGCGCCTATCGGCGCTGAGCGAACTGGGTGTGATCTACGTTCTCACCCACGACTCGATCGGTGTTGGCGAAGACGGACCCACACACCAACCAGTCGAGACGATCCCCTCCCTGCGAGCCATGCCTGGACTGCTGGTGTTCCGACCCGGCGACGGCAACGAAACCAGCGGTGCCTACAAATTGGCCATCGAAAACCGACACCGTCCCAGCGCCCTCTGCCTCAGCCGACAGGGGATGGCCAATCAGGCCAATTCCTCCATCGAGAAAGTAGCACTGGGTGGTTACATCCTCGAAGACTGTGACGGAACCCCTGATCTGATCCTGATCGGCACCGGAACCGAGCTCGACCTCTGCGTGCAAGCCGCCAAACAGCTCAGCGCTAATGGCAAAAAAGTGCGCGTCGTCTCCATGCCCTGCGTGGAGCTGTTTGACGAGCAAAGTGACGCTTACAAGGAAGAAGTACTTCCCAGCTCTGTTCGCAAGCGCATCGTTGTGGAAGCAGCCGAATCCTTCGGCTGGCACCGTTTCATCGGTCTTGACGGTGACAGCGTCACGATGAACCGTTTCGGTGCATCCGCTCCAGGCGGCACCTGCATGGAGAAATTCGGCTTCACGGTCGACAATGTTGTCGCCAAATCCAAAGCACTACTGATGTGA
- a CDS encoding ion transporter, with protein sequence MEVALRQRLRRVVLDSDTRPGRIYNLVIFGTILLSVAGLLVEPHPMRVAMPGEIPAWVETLENFCLLVFMADYLLHLWVSPKPWVYARSFYGLIDLSAVLFFFVPQIRSGLVLWVFKFARVLRVFKLLRFLDEAQMLGRALRASARRIGVFLFFVVMAQVVLGYLMVVIESGHPDTQFQTVGQGVYWAIVTMTTVGYGDFVPQTVLGRLLAAVVMLLGFGIIAIPTGIVTVESIQQARQDRRPCSRCGHRDHRREASHCDQCGAELQGSAQLPVS encoded by the coding sequence ATGGAGGTCGCTCTACGCCAGCGGCTCCGGCGAGTCGTTCTCGATTCCGATACCCGTCCAGGCAGGATCTACAACCTGGTGATTTTTGGGACGATCCTGCTCAGCGTGGCAGGACTTCTGGTTGAACCGCACCCGATGCGTGTGGCAATGCCCGGGGAAATTCCTGCCTGGGTGGAAACGCTCGAAAACTTCTGCCTGCTGGTGTTCATGGCGGATTACCTGCTGCATCTGTGGGTGTCGCCGAAGCCATGGGTGTATGCGCGCAGCTTTTACGGGCTGATTGATCTTTCAGCGGTTCTGTTTTTTTTCGTGCCGCAGATCCGCAGTGGCCTGGTGCTGTGGGTCTTCAAGTTCGCCCGCGTGCTGCGTGTGTTCAAGCTGCTGCGCTTTCTCGATGAGGCACAGATGCTGGGCCGTGCCCTGCGTGCCAGTGCACGTCGCATCGGCGTGTTTCTGTTTTTTGTGGTGATGGCGCAAGTGGTGCTTGGTTATCTGATGGTGGTGATCGAGAGCGGTCATCCCGACACCCAGTTCCAGACCGTTGGTCAGGGCGTGTACTGGGCCATCGTGACCATGACCACGGTGGGCTACGGCGATTTCGTGCCCCAGACCGTGCTCGGCCGTCTGCTGGCGGCGGTGGTGATGTTGCTGGGTTTCGGGATCATCGCCATCCCCACTGGCATCGTCACGGTGGAATCGATTCAGCAGGCCCGTCAAGACAGGCGCCCCTGCAGCCGCTGCGGTCATCGCGACCATCGCCGCGAGGCCAGCCATTGCGATCAGTGCGGGGCTGAGTTGCAGGGCTCCGCTCAGTTGCCAGTCAGCTGA
- the rnc gene encoding ribonuclease III, protein MSQTPRPLQQLWDALNQSSKTHEPADLALLQEALTHTSSGLNPHHEQLEFLGDAVLRLTASEFIASAYPQMPVGERSSLRAQLVSDRWLAELGSAIEIERWWQIGPKASGDATAAATIRAELSEALIGALYRINGLTAVQQWLTPHWQRSAETVLSDPHRGNCKSALQEWSQGEGLGLPTYSSEEMSQGHGDPRRFRCRVTLPPQLAAEGWGRSRRDAEQQAARAALDQLTGN, encoded by the coding sequence ATGAGCCAAACACCACGGCCACTGCAGCAGCTCTGGGACGCGCTCAATCAGTCCTCCAAAACCCATGAACCGGCCGACCTTGCCCTGTTGCAGGAGGCACTCACCCACACCTCCAGCGGTCTGAACCCTCATCACGAGCAGTTGGAATTTCTCGGCGATGCGGTGTTGCGGCTCACCGCCAGTGAATTCATCGCCTCCGCCTATCCCCAGATGCCTGTAGGCGAACGATCCAGCCTCAGGGCCCAATTGGTGAGCGATCGCTGGCTGGCGGAGCTGGGCTCAGCCATCGAGATCGAACGCTGGTGGCAGATCGGCCCCAAAGCCAGCGGCGATGCCACTGCGGCAGCCACCATCCGCGCAGAACTCAGCGAAGCGCTGATCGGCGCTTTGTACAGAATCAACGGGCTGACCGCCGTGCAGCAATGGCTGACGCCTCACTGGCAGCGCAGCGCAGAGACGGTTCTCTCTGACCCGCACCGCGGCAACTGCAAATCCGCCCTGCAGGAGTGGAGTCAGGGCGAGGGCCTAGGCCTGCCCACCTACAGCAGCGAAGAGATGAGCCAAGGCCATGGTGACCCGCGCCGTTTTCGCTGCAGGGTGACCCTGCCGCCGCAACTGGCAGCGGAAGGATGGGGCCGCTCAAGGCGAGACGCCGAACAGCAGGCCGCACGCGCTGCCCTGGATCAGCTGACTGGCAACTGA
- the psaC gene encoding photosystem I iron-sulfur center protein PsaC, with translation MSHAVKIYDTCIGCTQCVRACPLDVLEMVPWDGCKAGQIASSPRTEDCVGCKRCETACPTDFLSIRVYLGDETTRSMGLAY, from the coding sequence ATGTCCCACGCCGTCAAGATCTACGACACCTGCATTGGCTGCACTCAGTGCGTGCGGGCCTGCCCTCTGGATGTGCTCGAAATGGTTCCCTGGGATGGCTGCAAGGCCGGCCAGATCGCGTCCTCTCCACGCACGGAAGATTGCGTTGGCTGCAAGCGCTGTGAAACCGCCTGCCCAACAGATTTCCTCAGCATTCGCGTTTATCTCGGTGATGAGACCACTCGAAGCATGGGCCTGGCGTATTGA
- the acpP gene encoding acyl carrier protein: MSQEAILEKVRSIVAEQLSVDAGEVKPESNFQNDLGADSLDTVELVMALEEAFDIEIPDEAAEGIATVGDAVKYIEDKQA; the protein is encoded by the coding sequence ATGTCCCAGGAAGCGATCCTCGAAAAAGTCCGTTCGATCGTGGCGGAGCAGCTCAGCGTCGACGCCGGCGAAGTCAAGCCCGAATCAAATTTCCAGAATGATCTCGGTGCTGACTCCCTCGACACCGTCGAGCTGGTGATGGCATTGGAAGAAGCCTTTGACATCGAAATTCCAGACGAAGCCGCTGAAGGCATCGCCACCGTCGGCGACGCCGTCAAGTACATCGAAGACAAGCAGGCCTGA
- a CDS encoding mannose-1-phosphate guanylyltransferase/mannose-6-phosphate isomerase — protein MTTPLIPVILCGGTGTRLWPLSRASYPKQYWPLGGNGDETLLQQTQQRLEGIKALGDPLLICNDDHRFIVAEQMRQIGIQPGAILLEPMGRNTAPAVAVAALQATADGEDPLLLVLSADHVIRDAAHFRSAIEAGRKTAEAGRLVTFGIVPTAPETGYGYIEAAESLQTGTLTPVPIARFVEKPDQATAEQFLASGRFTWNSGMFLFRASAMLSELERLAPEVVSCCRAALEQDVADLDFLRLEREAFAKCPNVAIDVAVMEQTQLGSVIPLAAGWSDVGSWSALWETADRDDDGNVLRGRVISEGSRNCYLRSEHRLVVGLGVENLVVVETDDAVLIAERDQAQNVKTIVKQLEAAGSREGKAHRKIYRPWGHYTGVVEDSRWQVKRISVKPGASLSLQMHHHRAEHWIVVKGTAVVERDGESQLLGENQSTYIPMGCKHRLSNPGRIPVELIEVQSGAYLGEDDIVRFDDVYGRSDVEAAARAALTRQ, from the coding sequence GTGACCACCCCTCTGATTCCGGTGATCCTCTGTGGCGGCACAGGAACGCGCCTCTGGCCCCTCTCCCGAGCCAGTTACCCGAAGCAATACTGGCCCCTGGGCGGCAATGGCGATGAAACCCTGCTGCAGCAGACCCAGCAACGTCTGGAAGGGATCAAAGCGCTGGGTGATCCTCTGCTGATCTGCAACGACGACCACCGTTTCATCGTGGCCGAACAGATGCGCCAGATCGGCATCCAACCGGGTGCCATCCTGCTGGAACCGATGGGGCGCAACACGGCTCCAGCGGTGGCGGTGGCCGCACTGCAAGCCACAGCCGACGGCGAGGATCCTCTGCTGCTGGTGTTATCGGCTGACCATGTGATTCGCGACGCCGCACACTTCCGCAGCGCCATCGAGGCCGGTCGCAAGACCGCTGAGGCAGGCCGTCTGGTGACCTTCGGAATCGTGCCAACGGCTCCGGAAACGGGCTACGGCTACATCGAGGCCGCCGAATCGCTGCAGACAGGCACGCTCACACCGGTGCCAATCGCCCGCTTTGTGGAAAAGCCGGACCAGGCCACCGCCGAACAGTTCCTGGCCAGCGGACGCTTCACTTGGAACAGCGGCATGTTTCTGTTCAGGGCGAGCGCCATGCTCTCGGAGCTGGAACGTCTGGCACCGGAAGTGGTGAGCTGTTGCAGAGCTGCCCTTGAGCAGGACGTGGCAGACCTCGACTTCCTGCGACTGGAGCGTGAAGCCTTCGCCAAATGTCCCAACGTGGCCATTGATGTGGCTGTGATGGAGCAGACCCAGCTTGGATCTGTGATTCCCCTGGCTGCAGGCTGGAGTGATGTCGGCAGCTGGAGTGCGCTTTGGGAAACCGCTGACCGCGACGACGACGGCAACGTGCTGCGCGGCAGGGTGATCAGTGAGGGCAGCCGCAACTGCTACCTGCGCAGCGAACACCGTCTGGTGGTGGGCCTGGGTGTGGAGAATCTGGTGGTGGTCGAAACCGACGACGCCGTGCTGATCGCGGAACGCGACCAGGCACAGAATGTGAAGACGATCGTGAAGCAACTGGAGGCCGCTGGCAGCCGGGAAGGCAAGGCCCATCGCAAGATTTATCGCCCCTGGGGCCACTACACAGGCGTGGTGGAAGACAGCCGCTGGCAGGTGAAACGCATTTCAGTGAAGCCAGGCGCCAGCCTCTCCCTGCAGATGCACCATCACCGAGCCGAACACTGGATCGTGGTGAAAGGCACGGCGGTCGTAGAGCGCGACGGCGAGTCTCAGCTGCTGGGTGAGAACCAGAGCACTTACATCCCGATGGGCTGCAAGCACCGACTCAGCAACCCTGGCCGGATTCCTGTGGAGCTGATCGAAGTCCAGAGCGGGGCCTATCTGGGCGAAGACGACATCGTGCGCTTCGACGATGTGTATGGCCGCAGTGATGTGGAAGCAGCGGCTCGGGCTGCACTCACTCGACAGTGA
- the rimM gene encoding ribosome maturation factor RimM (Essential for efficient processing of 16S rRNA), translating into MTEQLSSVAPDSDSQKASADEEWLAVGKVVGAQGLRGELRVNPASDFPERFTKPGPRWLQRKGAAPQEMTLTSGRQLPGRSLFIVRFKGIDSRSAAEALVGQTLLVSPNDRPELEEGEFHLLDLVGLEARLNRHDNTAIGSVSDLISGGNDLLEITRPDGRKLLIPFVEQIVPEVHQQEGWLLITPPPGLLDL; encoded by the coding sequence ATGACTGAACAGCTGTCATCCGTGGCCCCAGACTCCGATTCCCAGAAAGCGTCAGCTGATGAAGAGTGGCTGGCCGTGGGCAAAGTTGTGGGGGCTCAGGGGCTGCGCGGCGAGCTGCGCGTGAACCCAGCCAGTGATTTCCCCGAACGCTTCACCAAGCCAGGGCCTCGTTGGCTTCAGCGCAAGGGCGCAGCACCACAGGAGATGACGCTGACCAGCGGTCGGCAACTCCCCGGCCGCAGTCTGTTCATCGTGCGTTTCAAGGGGATCGACAGCCGCAGCGCTGCCGAAGCGCTGGTGGGTCAGACGCTTCTGGTGAGCCCCAACGACAGGCCCGAGCTTGAGGAGGGAGAGTTCCACCTGCTCGACCTGGTGGGCCTGGAAGCCCGTCTGAATCGTCACGACAACACCGCTATTGGCAGCGTGAGCGATCTGATCAGCGGAGGCAACGACTTGCTGGAAATCACCCGGCCAGATGGGCGAAAGTTGTTGATTCCTTTTGTGGAGCAGATCGTTCCTGAAGTGCATCAACAGGAAGGCTGGCTGCTGATCACCCCTCCGCCGGGACTGCTGGACCTGTGA
- the fabF gene encoding beta-ketoacyl-ACP synthase II: protein MVEGLQRVVVTGLGAVTPIGNSVSDYWSGLTSGRNGVALISLFDASRHACRFAAEVKDFDPTGFLEPKEAKRWDRYCKFGVVAAKQALADAGLEISEANADRIGVSIGSGVGGLLTMETQAHVLEGKGPGRVSPFTVPMMIPNMATGLAAIALGAKGPSSAVATACAAGSNAIGDAFRLLQLGKADAMICGGAESAITPLGVAGFASAKALSFRNDDPGSASRPFDKERDGFVIGEGSGVLVLETLSHAKARDATILAEIVGYGTTCDAHHITSPTPGGFGGAAAMRLALEDGALSADSIDYVNAHGTSTPANDSNETAAIKSALGQRAYKIPVSSTKSMTGHLLGGSGGIEAVACVLALQHNIVPPTINYSNPDPDCDLDVVPNSAREHTLGTVLSNSFGFGGHNVCLAFQRMN, encoded by the coding sequence ATGGTGGAGGGTCTCCAACGCGTCGTGGTCACGGGCCTCGGCGCGGTGACACCGATCGGCAACAGCGTTTCCGACTATTGGTCCGGGCTCACCTCCGGCAGGAACGGGGTGGCATTGATTTCACTGTTTGATGCCTCCAGGCACGCCTGTCGATTTGCAGCGGAAGTGAAGGACTTCGATCCGACGGGATTCCTCGAGCCCAAGGAAGCGAAGCGCTGGGATCGGTACTGCAAATTCGGTGTTGTCGCAGCCAAACAAGCTCTTGCCGATGCAGGGCTGGAGATCAGCGAAGCCAACGCCGATCGGATCGGCGTCAGCATCGGCTCCGGCGTTGGTGGGCTGCTCACCATGGAGACCCAGGCCCACGTGCTTGAGGGCAAGGGACCTGGTCGGGTGAGCCCTTTCACCGTGCCGATGATGATTCCCAACATGGCCACAGGCCTGGCTGCAATTGCCCTCGGCGCCAAAGGGCCAAGCTCTGCGGTCGCAACGGCCTGTGCCGCGGGATCGAATGCCATCGGGGATGCCTTCCGTCTGCTGCAGCTGGGCAAGGCTGACGCCATGATCTGCGGCGGCGCAGAGTCGGCCATCACCCCGCTGGGAGTGGCCGGCTTCGCCAGCGCCAAGGCATTGTCGTTCCGCAACGATGATCCAGGCAGCGCCAGCCGACCGTTCGACAAGGAACGCGACGGCTTTGTGATCGGCGAGGGATCAGGCGTGCTGGTGCTTGAAACCCTCAGCCATGCCAAGGCCCGCGACGCCACGATCCTGGCCGAAATCGTCGGCTATGGAACCACCTGCGATGCACACCACATCACCTCGCCAACACCCGGAGGTTTCGGTGGAGCGGCCGCCATGCGCCTGGCCTTGGAGGACGGTGCGCTCAGTGCTGACAGCATCGATTACGTCAATGCCCACGGCACCAGCACGCCGGCGAACGACAGCAACGAAACCGCAGCGATCAAGAGCGCTCTCGGCCAACGCGCCTACAAGATTCCCGTGAGCTCAACCAAGTCGATGACAGGCCATCTCCTGGGTGGCTCCGGCGGCATCGAAGCCGTGGCCTGTGTGCTAGCGCTGCAGCACAATATTGTTCCTCCCACCATCAACTACTCCAATCCCGATCCCGACTGTGATCTGGATGTGGTGCCTAACTCCGCCCGCGAGCACACACTGGGAACAGTGTTATCCAACTCGTTCGGTTTCGGCGGCCACAACGTCTGCCTTGCCTTCCAGCGCATGAACTGA